Proteins found in one Pelobates fuscus isolate aPelFus1 chromosome 10, aPelFus1.pri, whole genome shotgun sequence genomic segment:
- the LOC134574797 gene encoding piwi-like protein 4, with protein sequence MTLRILQNKLQNKVTEFSSTTKNGELVKITVTLTNKLPPGSPVCIQFFNIILKKILKSLSMYQVGRNFYSPSDPVDIPQHRLMLLPGFVVSIMKLENQVVMSADASHKVLRNETVLDLMNGLFSRVPHERFTDACEKEVLGQVVLTRYNNKTYRVDDFDWSTNPTHTFKKKEISYVDYYKQQYNLSLTDLHQPMLVSTLKMKKTDTSDTPQAVHLLPEFCYLTGLTSRALSDFLVKDSDFRLMKDLSLETQLDLPRRQERLLKLTKNIERTQAAYSELEKWGMHLDKQVSLTGRIIPPEKIMMRDNIYQPASPADWSRDTRDSRIISTQALENWLMLCSRRNEDLAQNLLFNLKKVGSGMGLKVEYPKVVQVEDNPAYFLRALQQNTYPQLQLVLCVLPSNQKDCYDSIKKFLTLDQPVPSQCVQSRTLSKQHMLMSVATKIAMQIICKTGGELWAVKIPLKSLMVVGIDVNKDSLNKCHSVVGFVASTNARLTRWFSRCIIQKTSDFADCLKVCMKGAIQKWHKYNKELPNRIIVYRDGVGDGQLKLVVDYEIPQLLNSFQDVSTNYRPKMSVVVVRKKCITRFFQVSSRGIQNPELGTVVDNEATRPEWYDFYLITQKARQGTVNPTYYNVLFDDNCLKPDHMQRLTYKLCHLYYNWPGIIRVPAPCQYAHKLTFLVGQSIHKEPGLELSDNLYYL encoded by the exons ATGACATTGAGGATTCTGCAAAATAAGCTGCAAAATAAAGTTACAGAGTTCTCCAGTACTACCAAAAATGGTGAACTTGTAAAAATAACGGTCACGCTGACAAATAAACTGCCACCAGGATCGCCAGTCTGCATTCAGTTTTTCAACATTATCCTCAAGAAGATTCTTAAGAGTCTTTCCATGTACCAGGTTGGACGGAACTTCTATAGTCCGTCAGATCCAGTGGATATTCCACAGCACAGACTGATGCTGTTGCCAGGGTTTGTTGTCTCCATAATGAAGCTTGAGAATCAAGTCGTAATGAGCGCAGATGCCAGCCACAAGGTTCTCCGCAATGAAACCGTTCTCGATTTAATGAATGGATTGTTCTCACGAGTTCCCCATGAGCGATTCACTGACGCCTGTGAGAAAGAGGTCCTGGGACAAGTTGTGTTAACCAGATACAACAATAAAACATACCGAGTTGATGACTTTGACTGGTCTACCAACCCAACACACACGTTTAAGAAAAAGGAGATTTCATATGTTGACTATTACAAACAGCAATATAACCTATCCCTGACGGATCTGCATCAGCCCATGTTGGTGAGCACTCTGAAGATGAAGAAGACTGACACCTCCGACACTCCACAAGCTGTTCACCTGCTTCCAGAATTCTGCTACTTAACTGGGCTGACAAGTCGCGCACTTTCAGATTTCCTGGTGAA AGATTCAGATTTCCGCTTGATGAAGGACCTGTCTTTGGAAACTCAATTAGATCTGCCGCGTAGACAGGAGAGGTTGCTGAAGCTGACAAAGAACATTGAGAGAACCCAAGCGGCCTACTCCGAGTTAGAGAAATGGGGCATGCATCTGGATAAGCAGGTCTCTCTCACTGGCCGTATAATCCCACCAGAGAAAATCATGATGAGGGACAATATATACCAACCTGCGTCCCCTGCTGATTGGTCCAGGGACACTCGCGATTCAAGGATCATTAGCACCCAAGCATTGGAAAACTGGCTCATGCTTTGCAGTCGCCGTAATGAGGATTTGGCTCAGAATCTACTTTTTAATCTCAAGAAAGTGGGCTCGGGAATGGGGCTAAAAGTAGAATACCCCAAAGTCGTTCAAGTGGAAGATAACCCAGCTTATTTTCTGCGGGCCCTGCAGCAGAACACATATCCACAACTTCAGCTGGTGCTGTGCGTGCTTCCCTCCAACCAAAAAGACTGCTATGATTCTATCAAAAAATTCTTAACTTTGGATCAGCCGGTACCCAGCCAGTGCGTGCAAAGCCGTACTCTCAGCAAGCAGCACATGCTTATGAGTGTGGCTACCAAGATCGCCATGCAAATTATCTGCAAAACTGGAGGTGAGCTCTGGGCAGTGAAGATCCCTCTTAAATCCCTCATGGTGGTTGGCATAGATGTGAATAAGGACTCATTAAATAAATGCCATTCCGTGGTGGGTTTTGTTGCCAGCACCaatgcaaggctaacaaggtggTTTTCACGATGCATCATTCAGAAAACATCAGATTTTGCCGATTGCTTGAAAGTGTGCATGAAAGGGGCCATCCAGAAGTGGCATAAATACAACAAGGAGTTACCCAATCGTATAATTGTTTATCGAGATGGTGTGGGAGATGGGCAGCTGAAATTAGTTGTGGATTACGAAATCCCTCAACTTCTCAACAGCTTCCAGGATGTCTCCACAAATTACAGGCCTAAAATGTCCGTGGTGGTGGTAAGGAAGAAGTGTATCACACGATTCTTCCAGGTGTCCAGCCGAGGAATCCAGAATCCAGAGCTTGGCACTGTAGTGGACAATGAAGCCACAAGACCTGAATGGTACGATTTCTACTTAATAACTCAGAAGGCTCGTCAGGGGACAGTGAATCCCACATACTACAACGTACTGTTTGATGACAATTGTTTGAAGCCAGATCACATGCAACGTTTAACGTACAAGTTATGCCACCTTTACTACAACTGGCCAGGAATTATCCGTGTGCCCGCTCCCTGCCAGTATGCCCACAAACTGACCTTCCTCGTGGGACAGAGTATTCACAAAGAGCCCGGTCTGGAGCTTTCAGACAATCTGTATTACCTTTAA